One Pseudoliparis swirei isolate HS2019 ecotype Mariana Trench chromosome 4, NWPU_hadal_v1, whole genome shotgun sequence genomic window carries:
- the LOC130192694 gene encoding uncharacterized protein LOC130192694, with protein MRATFQYRQTVVQQDQQDSSTVLDVFPRFLDTPGLIDQDFAMMFGEEASGRFLAKWPTFFKPRILANCKNSNENVEDLLSGHHSSDASGWDSDLSSILLLVHLLPPTAKGPKSRKISSHQAIKHVVRYLRIGASVETFLERLEPGQPILLFVGEEKNNIQRFYVIVDHKAIPCKAQTSLAAFDELFKAHFIFSVHYHESLNSFYTFIQTTVFNIDVGSTKESPRVKELRARLLNTSI; from the exons ATGAGGGCAACATTTCAATACCGTCAGACGGTAGTTCAACAAGACCAGCAAGACTCCTCTACAGTCCTGGATGTTTTCCCACGTTTTCTCGATACACCTGGCTTG ATTGACCAAGACTTTGCCATGATGTTTGGAGAGGAGGCTTCTGGCAGATTCTTGGCAAAATGGCCCACTTTCTTCAAACCCAGGATCCTGGCAAACTGCAAGAATTCTAATGAGAATGTTGAAGACTTGTTGTCTGGGCATCACTCCTCAGATGCGTCTG GCTGGGACAGTGACCTGTCAAGCATCCTACTGCTGGTTCACCTACTTCCCCCTACTGCAAAAGGACCCAAGAGTCGTAAAATTAGCTCGCATCAAGCAATCAAACATGTTGTGAGATATTTGAGG ATTGGCGCCAGTGTTGAGACCTTCCTTGAGAGATTGGAACCTGGACAACCCATCCTCCTGTTTGTCGGTGAAGAGAAGAACAACATCCAAAGATTCTATGTCATCGTTGACCACAAGGCCATCCCTTGCAAGGCTCAGACGTCCCTGGCAGCTTTCGATGAACTCTTTAAGGCCCACTTCATCTTCAGTGTTCACTACCACGAATCCCTTAACAGCTTCTACACATTCATCCAAACAACTGTGTTCAACATTGATGTGGGAAGTACCAAGGAAAGTCCTCGTGTGAAGGAGCTCAGAGCAAGACTGCTGAACACAAGTATCTGA